DNA from Triticum urartu cultivar G1812 unplaced genomic scaffold, Tu2.1 TuUngrouped_contig_6252, whole genome shotgun sequence:
GAACCGAGTACAGTTGCTTTCAGCGCATCATTCTCATAAATACTAACTGCACTATAAAAAGGAAGACTTACAGACAGCTATCGTGATCAAAACTAAGAGAGGACAACAAAACCATGCCTCAAATTTGTGTAAGGGCAAGAGAAGTGTTTTTTGTTCTTTCGCATCTAGTATGGAATCCTTGTTTGTCTATTAGTAATGCAAAATTAAGGAGTGGATCCATGTGTGTACAGACCATGCTGTATGGTTACCAAGGCTAATTGATGTGACTCTTACCCATGTGATGATTTTCTGCTTGATATTTTTGAATGGGATTGTAGGAACCATGAAAGGTAGCATTGCAACGAAATACAGACCTGTATGAGATCTTGATTAATCACTTTTTTAGCTCAGCCACCAATTTCTGAAGAATCGCCACTAATATGGATCTTGTTCAGGTGGGAGATTTGTAATCGATGCTTCTGGTTCTCCCAGAAAGCATGTATCCTGATACCTGCCTTCATACATCAAAGAAAGTTATATCCTACtcctaaagttagtacaaagttatgtcatctattttggaacggagggagtagcttgCATTGCATGGGTCTTGAAAACAACAACACTTTCTAGTTGTTGCTTTTACTGAACCAATAATAAGATCAGAAAATTAGATGCTCACTCCCTGGATGAGTCTTCGTATTTTTCTTTTTGACTCTGGTAATGCAGAGTAGCACATGGATGCTGCATTTATGAACGAAATGTTGCACATGCAATTACCATCTCAGTCAACCCAGAAATCACACAAGTTGCCAATCTTCTTACTAAGGTCTTTCCTCATCAATCAGACCAACTTGATGTTAAGAATGCACTATGTGATAATCCTATACTTGGTTACCAATAGTCCCCACATGAGCACACTCCTTGTACTATATGGTGGAACCTGTTGACGTCTTTAAGGATAATCTCTCTATCTGTGATAGCTGAAATGAGTTTTGCAGCATGATGGCAATCACTACACGTTCtgagattcattgttattctaaTGGGTGTCCCTGGACTAGTGTTTATAAGAACAAACGCAATAGCCAATTTTTCACTGTGCACTGAAAGATGGCCCTCCTTCTCTTCCTCTTCAACATCATGAAGTGTACCCTCAACTCCTGGGTTATAACCCATTCCCCTGATCCTTCCTAACAACTCATCCAACTTTTTGTAGATCATTTCGGATTGTGGATGAGATCTATCACCAACATGAAATGTGTGGACCTGATCTCCTATCTCAACATTGCTAGCACCAGGCAATTTCTTGATACCTTTGCTTGCCATGACACTTCTCACCGAGGTAACATCTGCCCATCGTCCAGCCCTAGCATAAATATTCGATAATAGCACATAGTATCCCGTCTGATCGGGCACCATTCTGAACAAACTGTCTGCTGCCAACAACCCAATGTCCATATTGGAGTGAATCCGACAAGCTCCTAATAAGGCTCCCCAGACTCTTTCATTTGGCTTGATAGGCATCGCCAAAATGAAATCATATGCCTCACTTATACACCCAGCACGCCCAAGAAGATCCACCATACATGTAtagtgctctgcttttggggttatCTGATATCTACTAGTCATGCAATCAAAATAACGCTTTCCAACATCCAAGAGGCCTGCATGGCTACATGCTGCAAGAACAGCAACAAAGGCAATAGAATCCGGTTGCAGACCCTGTCCTAGCATGTTCTCAAACAGATTGATGGCTTCCGTCCCATGACCACGCACGCCGTATGCAGAAATGATCGAGGTCCATGATACTACATCCCGCAAACTCATGGCATCAAATACCTCCCTGGCATCCTTCAAGCATCCACAGTTGGCGTACATGTCCATTAGAGCATTTTCCAGCAACATATTGGGGCACATTCTTTTCCTCTTGATAATTTCATGGATTCGTTTCCCCAGTGAAAATGCCGAGACCTGTCCGCAACAAGGAAGAACAGTTGATAATGTCATCCTATCTGGCTCAACCCCATCCTTCTCCATCCTCATGAACAGCTCCACAGCCTTAATATGCAGTCCATTGATAGCATATATAGACAGCATAGCATTCCAAGAAATAAGTCCTCTAAACTGCATCTTCTCAAACACTTCCCTCACGAATGTGATGTCCTCTGCCTTGGCATTACCCATGGCGGGCAGGATGCTTGCCATGGTCCCAGCATCAGGCTGTGGACACTGCAGCCCCACCAACTCCCTGAAAATCACCACGGCCCTCTGAAACAAGCCTGCGTGAGCGAACCCAGAGATCATGGCGTTCCAGGAGACGACATCCCGGTGctgcatttcatcgaacacctggTAAGCATCGTCCGGGCGGCCGCACCGCGCATACATGCTGATCGCCGAGTGCGCCACGAAGAGATTCGCGTCGAGGCCGAGCCTGGCAATGGATGCATGGATCTGGACACCGAGACGTAGGCTACCCGACGCCGCGCAGGACTTGAGAGTGAGCGGGTAGGTGTAGTGGTCGGGGGAGCAGGAGGGGCCCTGCGGCCGCATGGAGGCGAAGAGGATGAGTGCCTCGCGGTGGAGGGATGCGGCCGTGAGCGCGCGGAGGAGGACGTTGAAGAAGACGGTGGTGCGATCGGGGGAGGAGGTGAGcacggcgcgggcggcggggagcGCGGAGCAGGCGGCGTAGGCCTGGATGAGTTTGACGCGGGCGACGGCGGAGGAGGGGAGGTGCTGGAGGAGGAGTAGGCACGCGTGCGCGGCGCGGAGGGTGGGCAGGTGGGCGGCGGCACGGCAGGAGTCCACCAGGTGGAGGAGGCCATGCTGGCCGCCGGCCGGGGGCGGGCGCAGGAGGAGGCTCTGCGACAGGTTCATCAAACTATTTTGGCGCGGCGGAACCCGCGCAGCAAACGTTTGACTGACCTGTGTGGTGCCACAACAGCACTGCTAATATAGAGTTCGCAATTTGGCGTGCAAATTGAAGTGGCTAAGAGCATCATCAACAGATAATGTATTATCTAATGTCCAAAAATGGTTTTAGGGCTGAAGAGAGAAAGTTTTGGGTACCGGAAAAATTCTCTGCCATAACACATAACACATACTtcctccgttcggaaatacttgtcctcCAAATGATTGTACGtggacttattttagttatagatacatctATTTTATCCATTTCGAGGACAAGTATTTCTGAACGGAGAGAGTATTCTGAAACTTTCAAACATGAACACATATTCTGAAACTTTAAACTCTAGTAAGAAGTATTCAACAAAATCGGCATCACACTAGATAATTAAACAATATTGACATAGATCATCACACTCCTCCTCACCTCCACACTAGATCATCACACTACCACTCCTCACTTCTTTTCACTGTACTTCCTCATCAAAGTCGATGTAGTTCGCCCCTCCATCAGAGGGACCCGTCTCGTGGTCATTGCCGGTAGACGGCTTCACCCCCTCCTCCTCGTCCCAACCATACCTGTCAAGCTGGTGGAATAAATCCTTCTTCCTGCACTGCTTGTCTTCTCGGCGGAGAATGCAAGCTCCGCCGCCATGAGGTCCGGATAGGCCTCAGCGAACTTCTACATATACAACGCGTCCCTACCCTCGAAGGTGTGTTGCACATCAGCTAGGCGGTTTGCCTTCTCCTTTTTATGGGACACGGTCCACATAGGAGGGGTGAGGAACCCCGCCTCCTCTACCTCGAGGAGGTTGAGCTCGGAACAGAGCCGGCCATACCTCCATGCCACCATGTCGTACGCGCGAGCGGCAAGCTCCGGACTCTCAAAATTGTCGAGCCACTTTTCGCTCGCCCCTCGCACATGATCTTGGCAGCATAGTGGCCCGACAGTCGGAGTCAAATGCCACGGTAGGTCGTGGAGCTCGCGACAGGGGGGGGGGGACATGGCATCCTCGCACGGCGTAGCCTGGCGGAGTGGCGGACGAGTCAGGTGCCACGTGGATGAAATCGGTATCGGGGGATGGGACGGTGAATCCAGTGACCGCAGGCGATGCGGCAGCCAGATTCGATCGACGACGGGGTGGCAACTGTTGCAGGAAGACGGTGCAAATGCAATGTGAGGGAAGCAAAAATCGGCTGGGATCTCGATGGCACGTGCGACGACGCAGGATGGGGTCGCGGTGGATAAGGCTCGGAACATGAAAGTCTGCTTTCAACGTTTGATAAAATGTCTCCTCTTAAAATTAACTTTCATAGAAGTGAATTATTTTGCTTTGGAGAAGTCGCAGAGGAGGTTGTTGCATATGCTGATTTATTCGGCTGTGGACAAGGTCAGTTCCAATTAAATACTTGGCCTAATATGGGCGCCTCACTAATGCGGAGGGGAACCATGTAGAAGATCAATTAGAGAATGATTGAGCAGTTGAAAAGACAAGTTGCTCTCAGTTGGAGGATGATTTGTCTTGATCAATTCTGTTCCGACAAACATGGTTCTCTATATGCTCTTCTTTTCCTAGTTCCCAAAGAGAGGTCCTGCAAAGactgaattattttaaatccgAATTACTTACCAAATGGAGTGTGGTGTATAGATCAAAAGACCAAGATGGTCTAGGCATTTATGACCTTTAGGTCAAGAATAATACCTTGCTTAGTaaatagtgttggggaacgcagtaatttcaaaaacattcttacgcacacgcaagatcatggtgatgcatagcaacgagaggggagagtgttgtccacgtaccctcgtagaccgtaagcggaagcgttatgacaacacggttgatatagtcttacgtcttcacgatcgaccgatcctagtaccgaagttacggcacctccgcaatctgcacacgttcggctcggtgacgtcccacgaactcacgatctagcagagtgtcgagggagagcttcgttagcacgacggcgtgatgacggtgatgatgatgctaccggaacagggcttcgcctaagcaccgctacgatatgaccgaggtggattatggtggaggggggcaccgcacatggctaagagatcaatcatcaacttgtgtgtctatggggtgccccctcccccgtatataaaggagtggaggagggggagggtcggacctcctatggcgcgccccatggggagtcctactcccaccgagagtaggattccccccttccctagttggactaggagtggaaggaagggagagagaggtgaaaggaaaggggggccgccccccacccaattcagattgggcttgagggggcgcgcccccttctaggcctccctctcttctctcccactatggcccaataaggcccatacacctcccggggggttctagtgttggggaacgtagtaatttcaaaaaaaattctacgcacacgcaagatcatggtgatgcatagcaacgagaggggagagtgtcgtccacgtaccctcgtagaccgtaagcggaagcgttatgacaacgcggttgatgtagtcgtacgtcttcatgatcgaccgatcctagtaccaaacATACGgtacctccgcgatctgcacatgttcagctcggtgacgtcccacgaactcacggtCCAATAGAgtttcgagggagagttctgtcagcacgaagGCGTGATGACGGTGTTTATGAagctaccaacgcagggcttcgcctaagcaccgctacgatatgaccgaggtggattatggtggaggggggcaccgcacacggctaagagatcaatgatcaacttgtgtgtccatggggtgcccctgcccccgtatataaaggagcaaggggggaggccggctggccctaGGAGGGTGCgccaagaggaggagtcctcctcctagtgggagcagga
Protein-coding regions in this window:
- the LOC125530344 gene encoding putative pentatricopeptide repeat-containing protein At3g49142, whose protein sequence is MNLSQSLLLRPPPAGGQHGLLHLVDSCRAAAHLPTLRAAHACLLLLQHLPSSAVARVKLIQAYAACSALPAARAVLTSSPDRTTVFFNVLLRALTAASLHREALILFASMRPQGPSCSPDHYTYPLTLKSCAASGSLRLGVQIHASIARLGLDANLFVAHSAISMYARCGRPDDAYQVFDEMQHRDVVSWNAMISGFAHAGLFQRAVVIFRELVGLQCPQPDAGTMASILPAMGNAKAEDITFVREVFEKMQFRGLISWNAMLSIYAINGLHIKAVELFMRMEKDGVEPDRMTLSTVLPCCGQVSAFSLGKRIHEIIKRKRMCPNMLLENALMDMYANCGCLKDAREVFDAMSLRDVVSWTSIISAYGVRGHGTEAINLFENMLGQGLQPDSIAFVAVLAACSHAGLLDVGKRYFDCMTSRYQITPKAEHYTCMVDLLGRAGCISEAYDFILAMPIKPNERVWGALLGACRIHSNMDIGLLAADSLFRMVPDQTGYYVLLSNIYARAGRWADVTSVRSVMASKGIKKLPGASNVEIGDQVHTFHVGDRSHPQSEMIYKKLDELLGRIRGMGYNPGVEGTLHDVEEEEKEGHLSVHSEKLAIAFVLINTSPGTPIRITMNLRTCSDCHHAAKLISAITDREIILKDVNRFHHIVQGVCSCGDYW